The following coding sequences are from one Lolium rigidum isolate FL_2022 chromosome 6, APGP_CSIRO_Lrig_0.1, whole genome shotgun sequence window:
- the LOC124663984 gene encoding peptide-N4-(N-acetyl-beta-glucosaminyl)asparagine amidase A-like → MARAKRRRDEGPPTAGRWSLHRQRQDALAAGSSPPSQTLTYRTAGGAQRHHAREGAPPPPSAPRLCPTDPPAVAVTSASAPLRRPPSRAPRSPAMASPTAAAAHFLLLALLFLPFAAAGAPHRHRIPSRHLASLNSSAPPTTFFEVDRPIRPPLGSAGPCSTLLLSHSFGATYGRPPVTAAYAPPECLAAARGSLALAVLEWTADCRGRQFDRIFGVWLSGAELLRSCTAEPRATGIVWSVSRDVTRYAALLADPGEVAVYLGNLVDQTYTGVYHVNLTLHLYFHPAPPPLTQQADLIVPISRSLPLNDGQWFAIQNSTDVQSKSLAIPSNTYRAVLEVFVSFHGSDEFWYTNPPNEYIEANNLTSLPGNGAFREVVVKVDEDVVGAVWPFTVIYTGGINPLLWRPITGIGSFNLPTYDIDITPFLGKLLDGKEHKFGFGVTNALDVWYVDANLHLWLDPKSKKTVASLVSYDAPPLVLDVKSGFSGLDGKFVTHASRHVSATGRVKSSHGEVTTTFNQRFSYANSNVFTTNGTVQVVNQTIDAKSGTFVKDASAVLLSEEVHKLFPLYIYTGTSDQVGDEYTLVSVVKLGVNDKVVSGGKLGFSYHSLRNSQSARGTMRVKKNLVVGGLGKTHQVYKYMGTDGCYFRDVSSSNYTITADKSGDTCSKRSPSSGVKVSLQ, encoded by the exons ATGGCGAGGGCGAaaagaaggagagacgaagggcccCCCACCGCAGGGAGATGGAGCCTCCATCGTCAACGCCAAGACGCGCTCGCTGCTGGCAGCTCGCCACCGAGCCAGACGCTGACGTACCGCACCGCCGGAGGAGCACAACGCCACCACGCGAGGGAGGGAGCCCCACCGCCACCATCAGCGCCAAGGCTTTGCCCGACAGATCCTCCGGCGGTGGCG GTCACTTCAGCTTCTGCTCCACTCCGCCGTCCCCCATCTCGTGCTCCCCGCTCTCCAGCAATGGCGtcgccaaccgccgccgccgcccacttcctcctcctcgcgctcctatTCCTCCCGTTTGCCGCGGCCGGCGCGCCGCACAGGCACCGCATCCCGTCCCGGCACCTCGCTTCGCTCAACTCGTCGGCGCCACCAACCACCTTCTTCGAGGTGGACCGCCCGATCCGCCCGCCGCTCGGCAGCGCCGGGCCCTGCTCGACCCTGCTCCTCTCCCACTCCTTCGGCGCCACCTACGGCCGCCCCCCGGTCACCGCCGCCTACGCGCCGCCCGAGTGCCTCGCGGCCGCGCGCGGGTCGCTCGCGCTCGCGGTGCTCGAGTGGACCGCCGACTGCCGCGGCCGCCAGTTCGACCGCATCTTCGGCGTCTGGCTCTCCGGCGCCGAGCTCCTCCGCAGCTGCACGGCCGAGCCGCGCGCCACCGGCATCGTCTGGTCCGTGTCCCGCGACGTCACCAGGTACGCGGCCCTCCTCGCGGACCCCGGCGAGGTCGCCGTGTACCTCGGCAATCTCGTCGACCAGACCTACACCGGCGTCTACCACGTCAACCTCACGCTGCATCTCTACTtccaccccgcgccgccgccgctgacgcAGCAGGCCGATCTGATCGTGCCCATCTCCAGAAGCTTGCCTCTCAACGACGGGCAGTGGTTCGCCATCCAGAATTCCACCGACGTGCAGTCCAAGAGCCTTGCAATTCCGTCGAACACCTACAGGGCGGTCCTTGAAGTGTTCGTTTCCTTCCACGGCAGTGACGAGTTCTGGTACACGAACCCTCCCAACGAGTACATTGAGGCCAACAACTTGACCAGTCTTCCCGGCAATGGTGCCTTCCGTGAGGTCGTTGTTAAGGTCGACGAAGACGTTGTCGGCGCTGTTTGGCCCTTCACTGTTATCTACACAGGTGGTATCAACCCGCTGCTCTGGCGGCCAATCACCGGCATTGGCTCATTCAACCTGCCGACCTATGATATTGACATCACTCCATTCTTGGGCAAGCTCCTGGACGGCAAAGAGCACAAATTTGGGTTTGGTGTGACCAATGCATTGGATGTGTGGTACGTCGATGCCAATTTGCATCTGTGGTTGGATCCCAAGAGCAAGAAGACAGTCGCGAGCTTGGTGAGCTACGATGCGCCCCCATTGGTGCTGGACGTGAAATCTGGATTCAGCGGGCTGGATGGCAAGTTTGTCACACATGCAAGCCGGCATGTCTCTGCAACCGGACGGGTGAAATCATCGCACGGGGAGGTGACCACGACTTTCAACCAGAGATTCAGCTATGCTAACAGCAATGTGTTTACAACGAATGGCACGGTGCAAGTTGTGAACCAGACAATCGATGCAAAATCTGGCACCTTTGTCAAGGATGCTTCTGCTGTTCTTCTCTCCGAGGAAGTTCACAAGCTGTTTCCGCTATATATCTATACTGGAACCTCGGATCAGGTGGGCGATGAGTACACATTGGTTTCAGTTGTCAAACTGGGTGTCAACGATAAGGTGGTCTCAGGTGGTAAGTTGGGGTTCTCGTACCACTCCCTACGGAATTCACAGTCAGCACGCGGCACTATGAGGGTGAAGAAGAATTTGGTGGTTGGGGGGTTGGGGAAGACCCATCAGGTGTACAAATATATGGGTACTGATGGATGCTACTTCAGGGATGTGAGCAGCAGCAATTACACTATAACTGCTGACAAATCTGGCGATACTTGCTCAAAGAGATCTCCATCTAGTGGTGTCAAAGTCTCCCTCCAGTAA
- the LOC124663985 gene encoding GDSL esterase/lipase At1g33811-like translates to MGNDHLHRWVLACAVAAAMHMAAPLVVVQAAQQHQMVPCMYIFGDSLVDNGNNNNILSLARANYRPYGVDFPDGAAPPGRFTNGRTMVDLLADHLGFRPPLIPAYALAEPADHARGLNFASGAAGIRHETGNNLGGHYALSEQVEHFRTVVQGLEPGKSQQLGRCIYYVGMGSNDYLNNYFMPDYYPTARNYDPSAYAALLLAEYERQITDLYALGARKFVIAGVGQIGCIPYELARVNDNPPPAAGIGIAVPGISISVGGGGGGNAGKRNGGCNEEINSAIAIYNKGLLAMVKRLNGGSQTPGARLVFLNAVNSGKDLAANAAAYGFTVLDRGCCGVGRNNGQITCLPMQTPCDDRSKYIFWDAFHPTEAANRIIAAKVFNSSSTADAYPINVSRLAAI, encoded by the coding sequence ATGGGGAACGATCATCTTCATCGATGGGTGCTTGCTTGTGCGGTTGCAGCAGCGATGCACATGGCGGCGCCTTTAGTGGTAGTTCAGGCGGCGCAGCAGCATCAGATGGTGCCGTGCATGTACATCTTCGGCGACTCGCTGGTGGAcaacggcaacaacaacaacatcctcAGCCTCGCCAGGGCCAACTACCGCCCCTACGGCGTCGACTTCCCGGACGGCGCCGCCCCGCCCGGCCGCTTCACCAACGGCCGCACCATGGTCGACCTGCTCGCCGACCACCTCGGCTTCCGCCCTCCCCTCATCCCGGCCTACGCCCTGGCGGAGCCAGCCGACCACGCGCGCGGCCTCAACTTCGCCTCGGGCGCCGCCGGCATCAGGCACGAGACCGGCAACAACCTCGGCGGGCACTACGCTCTGTCGGAGCAGGTGGAGCACTTCAGGACGGTGGTGCAGGGGCTGGAGCCGGGGAAGAGCCAGCAGCTGGGGCGGTGCATCTACTACGTCGGCATGGGCAGCAACGACTACCTCAACAACTACTTCATGCCCGACTACTACCCCACCGCCCGGAACTACGACCCCTCCGCCTACGCCGCGCTCCTCCTCGCCGAGTACGAACGCCAGATCACCGACCTCTACGCCCTCGGCGCAAGGAAGTTCGTCATCGCCGGCGTCGGCCAGATCGGGTGCATCCCCTACGAGCTCGCCAGGGTCAACGACaaccctcctcccgccgccggcatcGGCATTGCCGTCCCTGGCATCAGCATCTCTGTCGGTGGCGGCGGGGGAGGAAACGCAGGCAAGAGGAACGGCGGCTGCAACGAGGAGATCAACAGCGCCATCGCCATCTACAATAAAGGGCTGCTGGCCATGGTGAAACGCCTCAACGGTGGGAGCCAGACGCCGGGAGCCAGGCTCGTCTTCCTCAACGCCGTCAACAGTGGCAAGGACCTAGCGGCCAACGCGGCGGCGTACGGGTTCACGGTGCTGGACCGCGGGTGCTGCGGCGTGGGGCGCAACAACGGCCAGATCACTTGCCTGCCCATGCAGACGCCCTGCGACGACCGGAGCAAGTACATTTTCTGGGACGCGTTCCACCCCACGGAGGCGGCCAACAGGATCATCGCCGCCAAGGTCTTcaactcctcctccaccgccgacgCGTACCCCATCAACGTCAGCCGCCTCGCCGCCATATGA